The Arachis hypogaea cultivar Tifrunner chromosome 14, arahy.Tifrunner.gnm2.J5K5, whole genome shotgun sequence genome has a segment encoding these proteins:
- the LOC112743124 gene encoding F-box/LRR-repeat protein At3g48880: protein MKKKCVESNNSDARNINDVLYYELLVNIFMALNVVELATVSRACKIWREARSDPKLWHKLDLSVLCYKPFNIPKILGSWNLEDSSERMTKILRGILTQSEIGHIRCFVFNFYAYIKDKHLLLVAERTPNLKRLVLPALCNLSKETIEHAFSLWGGLESITITRMTNHDEIFSAIGKYCKGITELKITSCFEMDHARALIKHTPNLKFLSIQSIIVNFKALCCVLENLKYLETVNLCHSLIMDKPDPSTQLVLYTFRQLQHQWPIHHLRKVLFCLSKRCVICKNKIGENYLMKKPYEVFEDLWRQDDITSLAHY, encoded by the exons ATGAAAAAAAAGTGTGTGGAATCCAATAACAGCGATGCTAGAAACATCAATGATGTTCTATACTACGAGTTGTTGGTGAATATTTTCATGGCCCTTAATGTTGTTGAGCTTGCAACAGTATCAAGAGCGTGTAAAATTTGGCGTGAAGCTCGTAGTGACCCTAAACTTTGGCATAAGCTTGACCTTAGTGTACTCTGCTATAAGCCTTTTAACATACCCAAGATTCTAGGATCTTGGAACCTTGAAGATTCAAGTGAAAGAATGACTAAAATCTTGAGAGGAATCTTAACTCAAAGCGAAATAGGACACATTCGCTGTTTTGTGTTTAATTTCTATGCTTACATAAAGGACAAACACTTGCTCCTTGTTGCCGAAAG GACTCCAAATCTGAAAAGGTTAGTTCTACCTGCCTTGTGCAACTTATCAAAAGAAACAATTGAACATGCATTTAGTTTATGGGGAGGGCTTGAATCCATCACAATTACCCGCATGACCAATCATGATGAGATTTTTTCAGCAATTGGCAAATACTGCAAAGGAATCACCGAATTGAAAATCACTAGCTGCTTCGAAATGGATCATGCTAGAGCCTTAATCAAACACACCCCAAATCTCAAGTTCTTGAGCATTCAATCCATAATAGTGAACTTTAAAGCATTGTGCTGTGTGCTTGAGAACTTGAAGTATTTGGAGACTGTTAACCTCTGCCACAGTCTCATCATGGACAAGCCTGACCCATCAACCCAGCTTGTTTTGTACACTTTTCGCCAATTGCAACATCAATGGCCGATCCATCATTTGAGAAAGGTTCTCTTTTGTCTAAGTAAAAGGTGTGTCATATGCAAGAATAAGATCGGTGAAAACTATCTGATGAAGAAGCCATATGAAGTCTTTGAGGATCTTTGGCGTCAAGATGATATAACATCTCTAGCACATTATTGA
- the LOC112743981 gene encoding uncharacterized protein, whose protein sequence is MDDGTATNADSSSLLKNPTVSKHTLQLLLTASDTSSLENSLESLTETAKSHGGRSELASKKVLAAVLEVLEHHNHNHDIIALCFKLLRNLCAGDIENQNSFIEHNGVAVVSDILRSEVGSSSSSSYSLGLVRWGIQVLANVCLAGREHQRAVWEELYPEGFVLLAKVSSKETCDPLCMVIYTCCDGNPEWSQILSSYDGWPVMAAIVKTASSAGFAEDWLKLLLSRICLKESQLPVLFPKLQYVDDPLGEEDTESKDGQFSSEQAFLLRILSEILSERLEDVTISTDTALFVYGIFKKSIRILEHAGRGKSGLPSGSPEVDVLGYSLTILRDICAQDNARGNRDYAESVVDVLFSYGFIELLLSLLRDLEPPTTIRKVMKQFENQDGIGASSSSLKPCPYRGFRRDIVAVIGNCAYRRKHAQNEIRQQNGILLLLQQCVIDEDNPFLKEWGIWCVRNMLEGNEENRRVVEQLEYQGTAEVPELAALGLRVEVDPSTMRAKLVNVT, encoded by the exons ATGGATGATGGTACGGCTACTAATGCAGATTCATCTTCATTGTTGAAGAACCCAACAGTATCAAAACACACCCTTCAGTTACTCCTCACTGCTTCCGACACTTCTTCGTTGGAAAACTCCCTTGAATCTCTCACAGAGACTGCAAAATCCCATGGTGGTCGTTCAGAGCTTGCTTCCAAAAAGGTCCTCGCTGCTGTTCTAGAAGTACTTGAACACCATAATCATAATCATGATATTATTGCTTTGTGTTTCAAGCTCCTTCGAAACCTGTGTGCTGGGGACATTGAAAATCAGAACTCGTTTATTGAGCACAATGGGGTGGCTGTTGTTTCAGATATTTTGAGGTCAGAGgttggttcttcttcttcttcttcttattctttggGCTTGGTTCGTTGGGGAATTCAGGTTCTGGCGAATGTTTGTCTTGCTGGGAGAGAACACCAGCGTGCTGTTTGGGAAGAGTTGTATCCAGAAGGGTTTGTGTTGCTTGCTAAAGTTAGTAGCAAAGAGACTTGTGACCCTTTGTGTATGGTGATTTATACTTGTTGTGATGGGAATCCGGAATGGTCTCAAATTCTGTCAAGTTATGATGGGTGGCCTGTAATGGCAGCAATTGTGAAAACTGCTTCTTCTG CTGGTTTTGCTGAGGATTGGCTAAAGTTGCTTCTTTCAAGAATCTGCCTCAAAGAATCTCAATTGCCTGTGTTATTTCCAAAATTACAGTATGTGGATGATCCTTTGGGTGAAGAAGATACTGAGTCCAAGGATGGTCAGTTTTCCTCTGAACAAGCTTTCCTTTTGCGAATCCTATCGGAAATCTTAAGTGAGCGGCTAGAAGATGTTACTATCTCAACAGATACTGCATTGTTTGTTTATGGAATATTCAAGAAGTCTATTCGGATTCTCGAACATGCAGGGAGGGGCAAGTCTGGTCTTCCTAGTGGCTCTCCCGAAGTTGATGTTCTCGGCTACTCGCTCACAATATTGAGGGACATTTGTGCTCAAGATAATGCGAGAGGTAACAGGGATTATGCAGAGAGTGTTGTTGATGTGCTATTCTCTTATGGCTTCATAGAGTTGCTCTTGTCTTTGCTTAGAGATCTTGAGCCACCAACAACAATCCGGAAAGTAATGAAGCAATTTGAGAATCAAGATGGTATTGGTGCTAGTAGTAGTTCTTTAAAACCATGTCCTTACAGAGGGTTCAGGCGAGACATTGTTGCAGTTATTGGAAATTGCGCATATAGAAGGAAGCACGCACAAAATGAAATCCGGCAGCAGAATGGGATTCTGCTGCTATTGCAGCAGTGTGTTATTGACGAAGACAATCCTTTCTTGAAAGAATGGGGCATATGGTGTGTAAGGAATATGTTGGAGGGCAATGAAGAGAACCGAAGGGTAGTTGAGCAGTTGGAGTATCAGGGAACAGCCGAAGTCCCGGAACTTGCAGCCCTTGGTCTTCGAGTGGAAGTTGATCCGAGTACTATGCGTGCAAAACTTGTAAATGTAACATGA
- the LOC112740596 gene encoding F-box/LRR-repeat protein At3g48880: MKKKCVKSNNNDARNINDVLYYELLVNIFMFLNVVELATVSRVCKIWREARSDPKLWHKLDLSILCNKPFNIPRMLGSWKDSSERLTKVLRGILTLSEVRHIRCFVFNYYAYLKDEHLLLVAERTPNLKMLVLPAICNLSKEAIEHAISLWVGLESITITRMINHKDIFPAIGKYCKGITGLKFTIGFEMDHARALIEHTPNLKFLSLQSIIVSFRALRCVLENLKHLEIVNICHSLIIDKPDTSNRVVLYTSHQLQHHQWPLLHRLRKILTCQSNNGCAICKNRMAGQNYLTKKALYEIVNKLYDHE, from the exons atgaaaaaaaagtgtgTGAAATCCAATAACAACGATGCTAGAAACATCAATGATGTTTTATACTACGAGTTGTTGGTGAATATTTTCATGTTCCTTAATGTTGTAGAGCTTGCAACAGTATCAAGAGTGTGTAAAATTTGGCGTGAAGCTCGTAGTGATCCTAAACTTTGGCATAAGCTTGACCTTAGTATACTTTGCAATAAGCCTTTTAACATACCCAGAATGCTAGGATCTTGGAAAGATTCAAGTGAAAGACTGACTAAAGTCTTGAGGGGAATCTTAACTCTGAGCGAAGTAAGGCACATTCGTTGTTTTGTGTTCAATTACTATGCTTACTTAAAGGACGAACACTTGCTCCTTGTTGCTGAAAG GACTCCAAATCTGAAAATGTTAGTTCTACCTGCCATATGCAACTTATCAAAAGAAGCAATTGAACATGCAATTAGTTTATGGGTAGGGCTTGAATCCATCACAATTACCCGCATGATCAATCATAAGGACATTTTTCCTGCAATTGGCAAATACTGCAAAGGAATTACCGGTCTGAAATTCACTATTGGCTTTGAAATGGATCATGCTAGAGCCTTGATTGAACACACTCCAAATCTCAAGTTCTTGAGCCTTCAATCCATAATAGTGAGCTTTAGAGCATTGCGCTGTGTGCTTGAGAACTTGAAGCATTTGGAGATTGTGAACATCTGCCATAGTCTCATCATAGACAAGCCTGACACATCAAACCGGGTTGTTTTGTACACTTCTCACCAATTGCAACATCATCAATGGCCGCTCCTCCACCGTTTGAGAAAGATTCTGACTTGTCAAAGTAATAACGGGTGTGCCATATGCAAGAATAGGATGGCGGGTCAAAATTATTTGACGAAGAAGGCATTATATGAAATCGTGAATAAATTATATGATCATGAATAA